The Microbacterium trichothecenolyticum sequence CAGAGCCTCCCCTCGCGCGCAACCCCCGGCGTTCTCCCGGGGAGCAGCGGCGACGGCTCACTACACTCCTGACATGAGCCACGCCTGCGACTCCGACGGTCATAGTCCGAGCGCCCGGGTGACCCCGGGCGATTGCTCCCGCGGATGGGAGGTGGTGAACCGATGAACGACCTCGTGTTGAACATCGTGCTGGTGGTGGCCTTCGTCCTCATCGGCGGCGTCTTCGCCGCCACCGAGATGGCGCTGGTCACCCTGCGCGAGAGCCAGGTCAACGCGCTGGCCGCGCGGGGCAAGCGCGGTCAGAAGGTCGCCGACCTCGCCCGCAATCCCAATACCTTTCTCTCGGCGGTGCAGATCGGCGTGACCGTCGCGGGGTTCGCCTCGGCGGCTTACGGTGCATCGTCGATCGCCCCGTCGGTGACCCCCCTGTTCGAGCGGCTCGGCCTCGAGCCGGGAATCGCCGCGACGGTGGCGACCATCGCTCTGACGCTGGTGATCGCCTATCTCTCGCTCGTCCTGGGCGAGCTCGTGCCCAAGCGCCTCGCCATCCAGCGCAACGCCGCCTTCGCCTACGGTGTCGCCCCGGTCCTGAACGGGTTCGCGACGCTCATGCGCCCGGTCATCTGGCTCCTGTCCATCTCGACCAACGTTCTCGTGCGTTTGCTCGGGGGCGATCCGAACAAGACCGGCGAGGAGCTGACCGAGGAGGAACTGCGCGACATCGTGTCCAGTCACGAGGGCCTGCCGGCCGACGAACGGCGCATTCTCGACGACGTGCTGTCGCTTCGCGACCGTCACGTGAGCGAGGTCATGCGTCCGCGCCCGGAAGTCGTGACCCTCGATGCCGGCGGCACCATCGCCGAAGCCCG is a genomic window containing:
- a CDS encoding hemolysin family protein, which translates into the protein MNDLVLNIVLVVAFVLIGGVFAATEMALVTLRESQVNALAARGKRGQKVADLARNPNTFLSAVQIGVTVAGFASAAYGASSIAPSVTPLFERLGLEPGIAATVATIALTLVIAYLSLVLGELVPKRLAIQRNAAFAYGVAPVLNGFATLMRPVIWLLSISTNVLVRLLGGDPNKTGEELTEEELRDIVSSHEGLPADERRILDDVLSLRDRHVSEVMRPRPEVVTLDAGGTIAEAREQVRELPFSRYPVAEQTIDDVIGFVHVRDLYEDPERPLTAIVREIRYFPSTARVLPTLTAMRAEGSHIAVVVDEYGGTDGIVTLEDLVEEVVGEIFDEYDTDAEQPLAEGEHGTVEGRLNLQDFEEATGVALPRGASDTVAGFVVERLGRLARVGDTVEVEGATLQVKAVDRRRVAELLVTRHPVDGDDETTPRD